Within Xanthomonas theicola, the genomic segment GTCATCTGCGTGTTGAGGAACGCGCGGTGCTGCAGGTGGAGCGCGATCGAGGAACGCGCTTGCGCAAGATCGGTCGCCGGTGGGGATGCCGTGCATCGACGCCGAGCCGCCAGGTCGGTGGTCTGCAAGGGCCGGTGTCCTGTGCGCACGCGGCGGCGGCGGCCTATCGCTCGCGCCGCTCGCGCTGCGTGCGCCCTCGCCGGCCCCTGGAAGGTTCGTCGTTGTTCCCGTGCGTCGATGAGCGCCTGGTGTACGAGCGCTGGTCGCCACAGCAGATCGCGGCCGCACGGCGGGACAGGCATCCGGACGCTTCCAGCCAGCGGGTCAGCCACGAGAGGATCGCTGCGGCGATCGACACGCAGCGGGGGGGGGTCTGAACAAGGCGCTGATCCATGCATGGAGAGGGGGCCAGCCCACACCAGGTGGCAGGCGCACGACAGCGGCGGTGCGCTCGTGGGCGCCGGAGGAGCTGCGCATCGTGCATGGCCCGGACCCGGTGAAGCAGCGCCTGGCGCCGGGGCATGGGGAGGGCGCCCTGATCGAAGGCGCGTTCAACCGTTCATGCGTGGGCGCACTGGTGGAACGCAAGACCCGCTTGGTGGTGCTGTGCAGGATGGACGGTGGCACGGCGCAGGCGGCGGTCGAGGGGTTTCCCCGGCAGATGAAGCAGCGGCCGGCCTTCCTGGGTGAGAGCCCGACCGACGACCGCGGAACGGACCTGCTACGAGGAACGGATGCAGCGGTTGAACAGCCAGGTCCGGTTCGCCGATCCGCATGCGCCGTGGCAGCGCGGCAGCAACGAGAACACCAACGGCTTGCTGCGCCAGTTCCTGCCCTACGGGGTGGACCTGTCGCAGGCCCGTCAGGAGTACCTCAATCGCGTGGCCAAGCGAACGAACGCACGGCCGCGCCAGCCATTGGCCTGGGCGACCCCGGCGGCGGCCTTGGAGAAGGACATCCTGGCATTCAAATCACATGTTGCACTTGATTCTTGAGACCGCCCCCCCTCTCAGCGACGCGCCCGGCGTTGTCTAGCTGGCTCTGCTGTCTGCCCAGCTCTGGTCCGGCACCCGCACCCAGCCCTCCATCAGCACCCGCGCGCTGCGGCTCATGATTGCCTTGGCGACAGTCCACTGCCCGCCCACCTGCCGCACCTCGGCACCGACCCGCAGGGTGCCGGAGGGATGGCCGAAGCGCACCGCCTGGCGCTCGTCGCCGCCGGCGGCGCGGTTCACCAGCGTGCCGGGAATCGCCGCGGCGGCGCCGATCGCCACCGCGGCGGTGCCCATCATCGCGTGGTGCAGCTTGCCCATCGACATCGCCCGCACCAGCAGGTCGATGTCGGCGGCGGCGACCGGCTTGCCGCTGGAAGCCACGTAGTCGGCCGGCGGCGCAACGAAAGCCACCTTGGGCGTGTGCTGGCGCGTCGCCGCCTGTTCCAGCGTGGCGATCAGGCCCATGCGCAGCGCGCCGTGCGCGCGGATCGTCTCGAACCGGGCCAGCGCCTGCGCATCGCCGTTGATCGCGTCCTGCAGTTCAGTGCCGCGGTAGCCCAGCGCCTGCGCGTCGAGGAAGATGGTCGGGATGCCGGCGTTGATGAGGGTGGCCTCGAACGTCCCGACGCCCGGCACCTCGAGCGTATCGACCAAGTTGCCGGTGGGAAACATCGCCGCGTCCGCGCCGTCTTCGTCCGCGGCCGGATCGAGGAATCGGAGCTGGATCTCGGCCGCGGGGAAGGTCACCCCGTCCAGTTCGAAGTCGCCGCTCTCCTGCACCGCACCGGCCACGATCGGCACCTGCGCCAGGATGGTCTTGCCGATGTTGATCTGCCAGATCCGCACCGTGGCGATGCCGTCGCGCGGGACGCGCGCGGCGTCGACCAGGCCGGCGCCGATCGCGAACGGCCCCACCGCCGCCGACAGGTTGCCGCAGTTGCCGCTCCAGTCCACGAACGCGCGCTCGATCGCCACCTGCCCGAACAGGTAGTCCACGTCGTGGTCCGCGCGCGCGCTCGGCGCCACGATCACCGTCTTGCTGGTGCTGGACGTCGCCCCGCCCATGCCGTCGATCTGCTTGGCGTAGGGATCGGGACTGCCGATCACCCGCAGCAGCAGCGCATCGCGCGCCGCGCCGGGCAACTGCGCGGCGGCCGGCAGATCCTGCAGGCGGAAGAACACGCCCTTGGACGTGCCGCCGCGCATGTAGGTGGCGGGAATGCGGAGCTGGGGGAGATGGGCCATGGATGTGCGCCTCGGGACGAAATCGGTGGACGTGCCGGTCGGATGGTCGGGAAGCTTACGCCGTGTTTCATCACCCGCATAGGTAAACGCGGGCGACAATGCACCCGCAGAGATGACATTCCCTCTGGGCAATCGACGGCAGCCGTTGCAGGCGCGGGTCAAGCATCCGGTGGTATGCATCCCGTGGCATTCGTTGCGGCCCAGTACAGATGCTTGAACAAGACGCCCCAGTCGTTCGCGGCCACATCCGCCGGAGAACGCCCACTATGAACTTGCCCCCTGAAAATGGACGCCAAGAAGCTTCGGTCAAGCGGCCTGACTGAAGCGCTTGGCATAGTCGTTCCTGATTCCCCACATCATGCATCCAGCGTTGCCCTTGGATACGGCAGCGGTGGCGTACGCCCGGCTGCGAAAGAACAGTACACCCGCTTCGAGCAGGCCAACGTTATCTTGCAGGCATGCACAGCCTCCGATGCCATCGTGTGCGGTGAACTCATCTGCGTCAACACATATCCAAACGGCAAGCGACAAGGCGACAAACGCCAGTACCGCCAAGCGCTGCCACGTGCGCAGAAGTGAGTGAGTGCTTCAATCGCAAGGCAACACCATGTCAGCTGAAAATAATGAGCAGGAATTGCCCATACCGTTGCCGGGGATTGTTACTGTTGCCGCCAGGCTTCTTCCTGGCGCGGCGGCAGCAGCGCACGGATCGGCGCGCCGTCCGCGCCGGCGGCCAGGCGTTCGGCCTCGGTGATC encodes:
- the prpF gene encoding 2-methylaconitate cis-trans isomerase PrpF, producing MAHLPQLRIPATYMRGGTSKGVFFRLQDLPAAAQLPGAARDALLLRVIGSPDPYAKQIDGMGGATSSTSKTVIVAPSARADHDVDYLFGQVAIERAFVDWSGNCGNLSAAVGPFAIGAGLVDAARVPRDGIATVRIWQINIGKTILAQVPIVAGAVQESGDFELDGVTFPAAEIQLRFLDPAADEDGADAAMFPTGNLVDTLEVPGVGTFEATLINAGIPTIFLDAQALGYRGTELQDAINGDAQALARFETIRAHGALRMGLIATLEQAATRQHTPKVAFVAPPADYVASSGKPVAAADIDLLVRAMSMGKLHHAMMGTAAVAIGAAAAIPGTLVNRAAGGDERQAVRFGHPSGTLRVGAEVRQVGGQWTVAKAIMSRSARVLMEGWVRVPDQSWADSRAS